Proteins encoded within one genomic window of Anopheles gambiae chromosome 3, idAnoGambNW_F1_1, whole genome shotgun sequence:
- the LOC4578218 gene encoding transmembrane reductase CYB561D2, translating to MFTASDKELVADKKKPAENEWICMMEGIFNTLNHTMIGVVCIYTSWLCWINGFEKLYTWHVFLTLIGYHLLMAEGIVLLYSGNGWTQKLTHSHKRTVHWLIEVVGCSCCVVGIALEIYFRESTNRRHFSSTHSIVGLVSLAFLALTLVNGLMALFAPELRRRIRPIYSKLGHYLTGTVCYVLGMVAIVLAYEKKIYRQNTITEGITMMTVFTIAVTVLSMVGVVKTVYNQVKTLAK from the exons ATGTTTACCGCAAGCGATAAAGAACTTGTAGCGGACAAGAAGAAACCTGCAGAAAATGAGTGGATCTGCATGATGGAAGGCATTTTCAACACGCTCAACCACACCATGATCGGGGTGGTCTGCATCTATACCAGCTGGTTGTGTTGGATAAATGGATTCGAGAAGCTGTACACCTGGCACGTGTTTCTCACGCTGATCGGG TACCATCTACTAATGGCCGAAGGGATCGTGTTGCTGTACAGTGGCAACGGTTGGACGCAGAAGCTCACCCACTCACACAAGCGCACCGTCCACTGGCTGATCGAGGTGGTAGGTTGCAGTTGCTGTGTGGTAGGCATTGCGCTCGAGATTTACTTCCGCGAGTCGACTAACCGGCGACACTTTTCGTCGACGCACAGTATCGTTGGGCTTGTATCGCTCGCATTCCTCGCCCTTACACTGGTAAATGGGTTGATGGCATTGTTTGCGCCCGAGCTTCGACGACGCATTCGACCGATCTACTCCAAGCTGGGCCACTATCTAACCGGCACGGTGTGCTACGTGCTGGGCATGGTGGCGATCGTGCTGGCGTATGAGAAAAAAATCTACCGTCAGAACACCATCACCGAGGGCATAACGATGATGACCGTGTTCACGATAGCGGTTACAGTCCTCAGTATGGTGGGGGTGGTGAAAACGGTCTACAATCAAGTGAAAACACTTGCAAAATAA
- the LOC1279432 gene encoding uncharacterized protein KIAA2013 homolog, producing MNYKFDTSDLTRRLKRTFDGNLSYRKLFLLLFVFAVILLYIGPSFLRWLFGSTEPTRDQSMRCMDDRLTPFYLQNLEYNVNIRHQPAYPHEHDAIPYVGNGWFGLEVQTDAHLNIFLGRALLQPVNFHPIVSVASAGQQEREATVVEYLTGIVHRFQCFPDGYHVSYQYYAHRTMPSVLVQEIQLTNTKNQLMDIELIVPRISDWPSAIVKNVKLQHGSAILEYQVITGMVDMLPIAGNTDDKKVRVVSIVARKLPRVITLKKRGTTKLELLLTVNYSEPIPRDKYTAQKETIEKHAIEAMNRALLAAEHGEHNAYHNFKRDHIRVWSNLWETGFHISTSKAENTLNGNNINATMYAVISQARAYEFEQSVTNGRKEEIARSLTYAEGCYDSYHTLQAENLWRPMTSFEQLNTVVGSWMLTLEKQGCHNLIKAGASGLVQAMVLSFGGFRFSNQHLELNIHPKYLHRDYDFRRLNYGNMTHLNISITVRDDNKAVLYVALDRSDRNYYACDAGCLDDPVQLRQSRSTFPVKLTEPVTSILYITSDKKHMEDLRHAIHVKEVVEAPAHEHHVIALHRHGHHLGGLPTLFWVSICVIIIVFHVFLCKLIVKEYCEPPDKMKYRYSKP from the exons ATGAACTACAAATTCGATACCAGTGATTTGACGCGGCGTCTAAAGCGAACGTTCGATGGGAATCTTTCCTACCGTaaattgtttttgcttctcttcgTGTTCGCCGTTATTCTGCTGTACATAGGGCCATCGTTTCTGCGATGGTTGTTTGGCAGTACGGAACCAACGCGAG ATCAATCGATGCGTTGCATGGACGATCGGTTGACTCCGTTCTATCTGCAGAACCTCGAGTACAATGTAAACATTCGCCATCAGCCGGCTTATCCGCACGAGCATGATGCAATTCCGTACGTGGGCAATGGATGGTTTGGGCTGGAAGTGCAAACCGATGCACATTTAAACATCTTTCTCGGCCGTGCTCTGTTGCAGCCCGTTAATTTCCATCCCATTGTTAGTGTAGCAAGCGCCGGTCAGCAGGAAAGGGAAGCGACCGTCGTCGAATATCTGACCGGCATTGTGCACCGATTTCAGTGCTTTCCCGACGGTTATCATGTATCTTATCAATACTACGCGCATCGCACTATGCCATCCGTGTTGGTGCAGGAAATTCAGCTAACAAACACCAAGAACCAACTGATGGACATCGAGCTGATCGTGCCGCGAATATCGGACTGGCCCTCGGCAATTGTGAAGAATGTTAAGCTGCAGCATGGCTCCGCTATACTGGAATATCAGGTCATTACGGGAATGGTAGATATGCTACCGATTGCGGGAAACACGGACGACAAAAAGGTGCGTGTCGTGTCCATCGTGGCACGCAAGCTGCCCCGTGTAATTACGCTCAAGAAACGGGGCACCACAAAGCTGGAGCTACTGCTTACGGTCAACTACTCGGAGCCGATACCACGTGACAAATACACGGCACAGAAGGAGACGATCGAAAAGCACGCTATCGAAGCGATGAATCGAGCGCTGCTGGCAGCGGAACACGGTGAGCACAATGCGTACCACAACTTCAAGCGTGATCACATTCGCGTTTGGAGCAATCTGTGGGAAACGGGATTTCACATCAGCACCTCCAAGGCGGAGAACACGCTGAACGGTAACAACATCAATGCGACGATGTATGCCGTCATCTCGCAGGCCAGAGCGTACGAATTTGAACAGTCAGTAACCAATGGCAGAAAGGAGGAGATAGCTCGCTCACTTACCTACGCGGAAGGGTGCTACGACAGCTACCATACACTGCAGGCGGAAAATCTATGGCGGCCAATGACTTCGTTCGAGCAGCTAAATACAGTGGTCGGCTCGTGGATGTTAACGCTGGAAAAGCAAGGATGCCACAATCTCATCAAGGCGGGTGCCAGCGGCCTCGTGCAGGCGATGGTGCTCAGCTTCGGCGGATTCCGCTTCAGCAACCAGCACCTGGAGTTGAACATTCACCCGAAGTATCTGCACCGTGATTACGATTTCCGGCGCTTGAATTACGGCAACATGACGCATCTAAACATTTCGATTACCGTTAGGGATGATAACAAGGCCGTTCTGTACGTAGCGCTAGATCGATCGGATCGAAACTACTACGCCTGTGATGCCGGTTGCTTGGATGATCCGGTGCAGTTGCGCCAGTCGAGAAGCACTTTCCCCGTGAAGCTTACCGAGCCGGTTACCTCCATACTGTACATAACGTCGGACAAGAAGCACATGGAAGATTTGCGGCACGCGATCCACGTGAAGGAGGTGGTGGAAGCGCCAGCCCACGAGCATCACGTGATTGCGCTGCATCGACATGGCCACCATCTGGGTGGATTACCGACTCTGTTTTGGGTTTCGATTTGCGTTATCATTATCGTGTTTCACGTATTTCTTTGCAAGCTCATCGTGAAGGAGTACTGTGAACCGCCGGACAAGATGAAATACCGCTACAGCAAACCTTAA
- the LOC4578219 gene encoding BRCA2-interacting transcriptional repressor EMSY, with amino-acid sequence MWPLKLDMTREECRGVLRRLELESYGTVISTFRAQGCLSKEKIRILEDLRRMFHITTDRHRAEARRVANDERLATVAEIISGPNSGQDWRREGHRTFPVLPRTVPHTALTYIANTVYEQLTRANTKLPHPADTSCDRLKKAEEMLKFELVKKSLSLYENGFVRDAAVVTSDPLQDIMSKSYINREENRPAAPKPVENAPMEAEPDVAVIPNGGGEVPSAPAEPDPEQSSLCEILLNLSNHRPENSETKPLDKCNKSADRSPRKKPQAKKRAWKAKIAYPPAKLSKQALPKNVKQSTRVNNMHSPHLIHSYAVPFDAHQGNATNGNAASEPPQLQQHLTSNNVPQSGQQNNHGTTMGPPVKSKQFATPAPGGTAQSTTYSHQQGVLPSSKKDIQYNLSKLNPTSNLPAKGNVNIPLKGAGFYAHGKSLPHPLLNYQKKSPSKNILIPTSTAAATLASLGFPSPFHPPLMDHSSNWLGVKNRDKTVKNVKTNPTTSMTATATAETATERSNATGIKHGGKRMEVSTERIEHSAEQSSHAKTVTFTSPAVVESPITKNASLPTTQENVAGSAAPKSGSKVLVQPMPLIPASGAAQSTTLTSTVQKNNVFILPKSAGVTGVLNLGQKIAIPKSMVDASSAASTVASPPKVIVQTMPGPYSSTTSAIAPMLETDAERKNVSQSSRVMMGVDEKTNNTISNATTMRTGESTVDVRNEGKLQAVTQDCTNAPLKQQSQTPSFTIPFDGVSGRKIKISTSQLVPFTGTLHASSMAKGTGCITIGAKKIKIGTDDELASELNRSTITENSGIPKANDAIGSSNSNEPKTTKPPTDRIETETVATVQHFEEAKVEVPTKEDNQRTSSNRQDSTSSADNTLAARFSDTSALSPTQDAMDTSQGEYEIVATEQDDDSSATDSADAEDDLDDEPSQIEETESIEEDNFEEDHNVEVEMGTDAYIIEEEQVNYDYLIEEVPEDEQFVEEVEDDGPVEFISVGYGTTGELVAELESGTSSQQIIEKQHRSANGVVREEIPPEIDYDQHTGGFGPVGNGDMQAFAVENDIVCDLLVMGPDGKYHARPYSYKQVLAERMDSASKAAKQTHPIVRLS; translated from the exons ATGTGGCCACTAAAGTTGGATATGACCCGGGAAGAGTGTCGCGGTGTTCTCCGGCGGCTAG AGCTTGAATCGTACGGCACAGTGATCAGCACATTTCGGGCGCAAGGATGCTTGAGCAAGGAGAAGATACGGATATTGGAGGACTTAAGGCGAATGTTCCACATTACCACCGATCGGCACAGAGCGGAAGCAAGACGCGTTGCAAACGACGAGCGCCTCGCAACGGTGGCGGAGAT CATTTCGGGACCCAATAGCGGTCAAGACTGGCGCCGTGAAGGACACCGTACCTTTCCAGTGCTGCCCCGAACGGTACCCCACACGGCACTGACGTACATAGCAAACACCGTGTACGAGCAGCTCACACGGGCCAACACCAAGCTACCCCATCCCGCTGACACTTCCTGCGATCGGCTAAAGAAAGCGGAAGAAATGCTCAAATTTGAGCTGGTTAAAAAATCGTTGTCACTGTACGAAAACGGCTTTGTGCGAGATGCCGCCGTAGTTACTTCGGATCCG CTGCAAGATATTATGTCGAAGAGTTATATTAACCGTGAAGAAAACCGCCCAGCCGCACCTAAACCTGTCGAAAATGCACCAATGGAAGCTGAACCTGACGTTGCAGTGATAccgaatggtggtggtgaggtaCCATCAGCCCCCGCTGAACCAGATCCCGAGCAGTCATCTTTGTGCGAAATACTGTTGAACCTGAGCAATCATCGGCCTGAAAACAGTGAAACTAAACCACTGGACAAATGCAACAAATCCGCTGACCGTTCGCCCCGAAAGAAGCCGCAAGCCAAGAAGCGTGCTTGGAAAGCGAAAATCGCCTACCCTCCTGCCAAACTGTCCAAGCAAGCGCTGCCTAAGAACGTAAAACAATCCACCAGAGTCAATAACATGCACAGTCCACACCTGATCCATTCGTACGCTGTACCTTTCGACGCTCACCAGGGCAACGCGACGAACGGTAACGCTGCTAGTGAACCGCCGCAGCTGCAACAGCACCTCACGTCCAACAATGTGCCACAGTCCGGTCAGCAAAATAATCACGGTACCACGATGGGACCGCCGGTAAAATCAAAGCAATTTGCCACACCGGCTCCCGGTGGCACCGCGCAATCAACGACGTACAGTCATCAGCAAGGAGTTTTGCCATCATCTAAAAAGGACATACAGTACAATCTGTCCAAGTTAAACCCAACCAGCAACCTACCGGCTAAAGGGAACGTAAACATTCCCTTAAAAGGAGCCGGGTTCTACGCGCACGGTAAATCACTGCCCCATCCTCTGCTGAACTATCAGAAGAAATCGCCGAGCAAAAACATTCTTATACCGACATCCACCGCCGCTGCCACATTGGCCAGTTTGGGCTTTCCTTCTCCGTTCCATCCACCGCTGATGGATCATTCAAGCAATTGGTTGGGTGTGAAAAATCGCGACAAAACGGTGAAGAATGTGAAAACCAATCCAACCACCAGTATGACGGCAACAGCTACAGCTGAAACGGCAACGGAACGATCGAATGCCACCGGTATCAAGCACGGGGGTAAACGGATGGAAGTTTCCACAGAACGTATTGAGCATAGTGCAGAGCAAAGCTCTCATGCAAAAACGGTCACATTTACAAGCCCCGCCGTGGTAGAATCGCCCATCACGAAAAATGCTTCCTTACCGACGACGCAAGAGAATGTTGCCGGATCCGCTGCACCGAAAAGTGGTAGCAAGGTGCTAGTACAGCCAATGCCACTGATACCAGCCAGTGGTGCTGCTCAAAGTACTACACTGACCTCAACCGTAcagaaaaacaatgttttcatCCTACCGAAATCAGCTGGCGTAACGGGGGTGCTCAATCTGGGGCAAAAGATCGCTATACCCAAAAGCATGGTAGATGCATCTTCGGCCGCATCAACTGTAGCAAGTCCTCCGAAAGTAATTGTACAAACCATGCCCGGCCCGTACAGCAGCACAACCTCGGCAATAGCACCAATGCTAGAGACGGACGCTGAACGTAAGAATGTATCGCAATCTTCACGGGTGATGATGGGTGTagatgaaaaaacaaacaacaccatCTCCAATGCCACCACCATGCGGACCGGTGAATCAACCGTCGATGTCCGGAATGAGGGGAAACTTCAGGCAGTGACGCAGGATTGTACAAATGCGCCACTAAAGCAACAATCACAAACACCTTCCTTTACTATTCCTTTCGATGGTGTATCTGGTCGAAAGATAAAAATTTCTACCAGCCAGCTAGTTCCATTCACAGGAACGTTGCATGCTTCCTCTATGGCAAAAGGTACAGGGTGCATAACGATTGGAgcgaagaaaattaaaatcgGTACAGACGATGAGCTTGCTTCTGAGTTAAATCGTTCAACTATTACAGAGAATTCTGGAATCCCGAAGGCAAATGATGCAATAGGTTCAAGCAATTCAAACGAACCGAAAACTACTAAACCGCCGACGGATCGCATCGAAACGGAAACGGTAGCAACGGTACAGCATTTTGAGGAAGCAAAGGTCGAGGTACCCACGAAGGAAGATAATCAACGCACCAGCTCCAACAGGCAGGACAGTACAAGCAGTGCTGACAACACACTGGCAGCAAGGTTTAGCGACACAAGCGCTTTATCACCAACACAAGATGCCATGGATACGTCGCAGGGTGAATATGAAATCGTTGCTACGGAACAGGATGATGACTCCTCCGCGACGGATTCGGCCGATGCAGAGGACGATCTGGATGATGAACCGAGTCAAATAGAAGAAACGGAAAGCATCGAGGAGGATAACTTCGAAGAGGACCACAACGTGGAGGTGGAAATGGGCACGGATGCTTACATCATCGAAGAAGAGCAAGTGAATTACGATTATCTGATAGAGGAAGTGCCCGAGGATGAACAATTCGTAGAGGAGGTGGAAGATGATGGACCAGTGGAATTTATCAGCGTTGGATATG GCACAACGGGCGAGTTAGTGGCCGAACTAGAAAGCGGTACTTCTTCGCAGCAAATCATCGAGAAGCAGCACCGTTCTGCTAATGGTGTAGTGCGGGAAGAGATACCGCCCGAGATTGATTATGATCAACACACGGGTGGATTTGGTCCGGTCGGGAATGGCGATATGCAAGCGTTTGCCGTGGAGAATGACATTGTGTGTGATCTGCTTGTGATGGGCCCGGACGGTAAATATCATGCACGACCATACTCTTACAAACAGGTACTGGCCGAACGGATGGATTCTGCCTCGAAAGCAGCTAAACAAACACATCCAATAGTAAGATTAAGCTAG
- the LOC1279434 gene encoding PAT complex subunit CCDC47 — translation MRLLLPLAVLAMLCLMPQHLTAQGMDNLEDNDFAEFEDFDDDEFVMGETNQAGQQSAGSAPGAADSRQGSEPPAKGQSKSAAQDSEDFMEIDDDQVDDDGIVEDEDSEFEHFQDEEEFEGFANTIGDQDEVRQGEPVGKHAEPKLTIPKVPIHFRTHWDSYWMEMLMLAGLMAYFANYLVGNKKNSAIANQWLSLHRSLLEDNFALVGDDGKKETEGSTFSFNKESESVYTLWCSGRTCCEGMLVELKMIKRQDLVSLIAGIMKPVQDQLHIKVELSPDSMDNFVLCVASRKQATKMFKELNDLNKFCCLVSKADEKYSIPGFALLSEIAEVSASILDGRVVAALNKYSHLIDYIHLSDQYSGPIQQEDPNQLKRPEVKRILHCGFNVPVKGDLEEMKPLLILVFYLMDRVRRYKLSKEAKAKSDKNRAAVEEEFMKSTHQARAEAAALRREEKRKAEKEKILAEEDPEKQRRWEKKEQKRQLKKQAPKMKQLSIKAL, via the exons ATGCGTCTGCTGCTTCCACTGGCGGTGTTGGCAATGCTCTGCCTAATGCCCCAGCACCTAACCGCACAAGGCATGGACAATCTGGAGGATAATGATTTTGCCGAATTCGAAGACTTTGACGATGATGAATTTGTAATGGGAGAAACAAACCAGGCTGGTCAGCAGTCTGCCGGGTCGGCTCCGGGAGCCGCTGACAGTCGTCAAGGAAGCGAACCGCCAGCCAAGGGCCAATCCAAGAGTGCGGCACAAGACAGTGAAGACTTCATGGAGATTGATGACGATCAGGTAGACGATGACGGTATCGTGGAGGATGAGGACAGCGAGTTTGAGCATTTCCAGGACGAGGAAGAGTTCGAGGGTTTCGCCAATACGATCGGTGACCAAGACGAGGTGCGACAGGGCGAACCGGTCGGCAAGCATGCGGAGCCGAAGCTGACCATTCCGAAGGTGCCGATACATTTCCGCACGCACTGGGACTCGTACTGGATGGAGATGCTGATGCTGGCCGGACTGATGGCTTACTTTGCTAACTATTTGGTCGGCAACAAGAAAAACTCGGCCATCGCCAACCAGTGGCTGTCGCTACACCGCAGCCTGCTGGAAGACAACTTTGCGCTGGTCGGTGACGATGGGAAGAAGGAAACGGAAGGGTCGACCTTTAGCTTTAACAAGGAAAGCGAAAGTGTCTACACGCTGTGGTGCAGTGGCCGCACCTGCTGCGAAGGTATGCTGGTCGAGCTGAAGATGATCAAGCGCCAGGATCTGGTGTCGCTGATCGCTGGCATCATGAAGCCAGTACAGGATCAACTGCATATCAAGGTCGAACTGTCGCCCGACTCGATGGACAACTTTGTGTTATGTGTGGCCAGCCGGAAGCAAGCCACCAAAATGTTCAAAGAGCTCAACGATTTG AACAAATTCTGTTGTCTAGTCAGCAAGGCCGATGAGAAGTACAGTATTCCCGGGTTTGCATTGTTATCGGAGATTGCCGAGGTGTCGGCCAGTATATTAGATGGTAGGGTAGTAGCAGCTTTAAATAAGTACTCGCACCTGATTGACTACATTCACCTGTCGGACCAGTACAGTGGTCCGATACAGCAAGAAGATCCGAACCAGTTGAAGCGTCCGGAGGTGAAGCGCATTTTGCACTGCGGGTTCAATGTTCCCGTGAAGGGAGATTTGGAAGAGATGAAGCCATTGCTAATACTCGTGTTTTACTTGATGGATCGTGTGCGCCGCTACAAGCTGTCCAAGGAG GCAAAGGCCAAGTCTGATAAGAACCGTGCCGCGGTGGAGGAAGAGTTTATGAAGAGCACCCATCAGGCTCGGGCCGAGGCGGCAGCACTGCGCCGCGAAGAGAAGCGTAAGGCCGAGAAGGAGAAAATCCTTGCCGAAGAGGACCCGGAAAAGCAGCGACGCTGGGAGAAAAAGGAGCAGAAACGTCAGCTCAAAAAGCAAGCCCCCAAGATGAAGCAGCTTTCGATTAAGGCACTTTAA
- the LOC1279435 gene encoding PI-PLC X domain-containing protein 3 → MIDFTDDLENWMGRLPAELKALPLIHLAIPGSHDTMSYGIKNKAPVAPDADPIVGTLNKFIPCVVRRWAVTQRYTILEQLKCGVRYFDLRICMKRPENKFYFVHGLFCEEITEPLDQLKEFLRTHPKEFVVLDCQHFYSFNPTDHCVLSAELNRIFDRKIFSRNVNELKDCTLESATGNGKQVLIVYRSDACVNERFWLSQDWPTPWPNEINVKKLQQYLDESLAQRRPDTGYVSQCVLTPTVRYIVPRFMSSLRTTCAKAVDRQLMEWIKGQIPGTFAGEEKPRTNVFLADFVDIADNQFCKVVVGLNKKLLEQENTSTHSSPSKKST, encoded by the exons ATGATCGATTTTACGGATGATTTGGAAAACTGGATGGGCAGACTACCGGCCGAATTAAAGGCTCTGCCTTTAATACACTTGGCCATACCCGGATCGCATGACACGATGTCGTACGGTATTAAAAACAAGGCACCGGTCGCACCGGATGCTGATCCAATCGTAGGGACGCTCAACAAATTCATCCCCTGCGTCGTACGGCGGTGGGCCGTAACGCAACGTTACACCATCCTGGAGCAGCTAAAGTGTGGAGTAAG GTACTTTGATTTGCGCATTTGCATGAAGCGACCGGAGAACAAGTTTTACTTTGTGCACGGACTGTTCTGCGAAGAGATTACGGAACCGCTCGACCAGCTGAAAGAGTTTCTTCGCACGCACCCAAAAGAGTTCGTTGTGCTGGATTGTCAGCATTTCTATTCGTTCAATCCGACCGACCACTGCGTGCTGTCGGCAGAGCTGAACCGCATCTTTGACAGGAAGATATTTTCCCGCAACGTTAACGAGCTGAAGGATTGCACCCTGGAGTCGGCCACCGGGAATGGGAAGCAGGTGCTGATTGTGTACCGCAGCGATGCGTGCGTAAATGAGCGATTTTGGCTGAGCCAGGACTGGCCGACGCCCTGGCCGAATGAGATCAACGTGAAGAAGCTGCAGCAGTATCTGGACGAATCGCTCGCCCAGCGTCGCCCCGATACGGGATACGTGTCGCAGTGTGTCCTGACGCCTACGGTGCGCTACATAGTGCCTCGTTTCATGTCCTCGTTGCGTACCACCTGCGCCAAAGCGGTGGACCGACAGTTGATGGAGTGGATCAAGGGCCAGATACCGGGCACCTTCGCCGGCGAGGAGAAGCCTCGcacgaacgtgtttttggccGATTTCGTCGACATTGCAGACAATCAGTTCTGtaaggtggtggtgggattGAACAAAAAGTTGCTGGAACAGGAAAACACCAGTACACACAGTTCCCCGTCGAAGAAAAGTACGTAA